In a genomic window of Thalassotalea piscium:
- a CDS encoding multidrug effflux MFS transporter, whose protein sequence is MTNKKLLPLLILMVVFSPLAIDIFLPALPIMAQEFSVRMTKIQWSITVFILSMGFGQLISGPLADRYGRRSVALGGIIIYGLASLLSVYSDSLTFFLISRAIQGFGACAIVVSAFASVRDKYNAIESGVMYSYLNSAICCIPALAPLLGNVLTECFGWRSNFEFMVGYAVFAGLILLFTLKETRPEHTENPKKIITITNFIPVLKHPVFLFNALLVMLSMAIIIAYVSSSPAWLMVRLGLDQQSFVYWFSLNAVVNIVACYIAPRLLVKFGARVTIGAGMILLIIAGLLMLALLAWQTAIAFMIPVMLSSLGFSLLLGTCAGQALAPFGESAGSASALLGFVQMSGSAVIVYLLQLLPLNEAEQLVLLMLSIIPVYLIWKLPRVKKHIMLDQS, encoded by the coding sequence ATGACCAATAAAAAGCTTTTACCCTTATTGATCCTAATGGTTGTTTTTAGTCCATTAGCTATTGATATATTTCTACCTGCCTTACCTATTATGGCCCAAGAATTTTCAGTTCGTATGACGAAAATTCAGTGGAGTATAACGGTATTTATTTTAAGTATGGGGTTTGGTCAGTTAATCAGCGGTCCACTAGCCGATAGGTATGGTCGTCGTTCTGTTGCTTTGGGTGGCATAATCATTTATGGCTTGGCTTCACTCCTTTCTGTTTATTCAGATAGTTTAACGTTCTTTCTTATTAGTCGTGCAATACAAGGTTTTGGTGCTTGTGCTATTGTCGTTTCAGCCTTTGCCAGTGTGCGCGATAAATATAATGCTATTGAAAGTGGCGTTATGTACTCTTATTTAAATAGTGCAATTTGTTGTATTCCTGCACTCGCGCCTTTGCTTGGCAATGTTCTGACAGAATGTTTTGGCTGGCGTAGCAACTTTGAGTTTATGGTAGGCTATGCAGTTTTTGCAGGTTTGATTTTATTATTTACCTTAAAAGAAACAAGGCCAGAGCACACAGAAAATCCTAAAAAGATTATTACTATTACTAACTTTATACCAGTATTGAAACATCCAGTTTTTCTGTTTAATGCATTGCTTGTAATGCTATCTATGGCAATTATCATAGCTTATGTTAGTAGCTCTCCTGCTTGGTTAATGGTGAGGCTAGGTTTAGATCAACAGAGTTTTGTTTATTGGTTTAGTTTAAATGCTGTGGTTAATATTGTTGCTTGTTATATCGCGCCTAGACTTTTAGTTAAATTCGGTGCCAGAGTCACTATAGGTGCTGGAATGATCTTGCTGATTATTGCTGGATTATTAATGTTAGCCTTGTTAGCTTGGCAAACAGCTATTGCTTTTATGATCCCTGTAATGCTTAGCTCTCTTGGTTTTTCTTTGCTTTTAGGCACTTGTGCGGGACAAGCCCTTGCGCCTTTTGGAGAAAGTGCAGGTTCAGCTTCAGCACTGTTAGGCTTTGTGCAAATGAGTGGTTCGGCGGTTATTGTTTACTTATTACAATTATTACCGCTCAATGAAGCCGAGCAATTGGTGCTATTAATGCTGAGTATTATT